From the Mustelus asterias chromosome 22, sMusAst1.hap1.1, whole genome shotgun sequence genome, one window contains:
- the LOC144509769 gene encoding complement C1s-1 subcomponent-like → MTVPSDYGVIISFTNIDIKPSTDCVIDNIQIDSEEATYPPICGTSRHYEKSFQFPQEYYTAGNWMTVILNSDCSKKQFYTGFSANYSAFVKHCSDDILEHGIIEPQKSEFDFKDWVQASCELGYQLYVWIVGNLPP, encoded by the exons ATGACTGTTCCCAGTGATTATGGTGTCATCATTTCATTCACTAATATTGATATTAAACCATCAACTGACTGCGTCATTGATAACATTCAG ATAGATTCTGAAGAAGCCACTTATCCCCCAATCTGTGGCACCAGCAGACATTATGAGAAAAGCTTCCAATTTCCACAAGAGTACTACACTGCTGGAAACTGGATGACAGTCATCTTGAACTCCGATTGTTCCAAAAAGCAATTCTACACTGGATTTTCTGCTAATTATTCAGCATTTG TTAAGCATTGTTCTGATGATATTCTGGAGCACGGCATTATTGAGCCACAGAAAAGCGAGTTTGATTTTAAAGATTGGGTGCAAGCGAGCTGTGAGCTGGGATATCAACTTTAT GTGTGGATTGTGGGAAACCTGCCGCCCTGA